In Peromyscus eremicus chromosome 2, PerEre_H2_v1, whole genome shotgun sequence, a single genomic region encodes these proteins:
- the LOC131904744 gene encoding small ribosomal subunit protein uS13-like produces MVLLRDCFGSSTGGLHAADCATAISLVIPEKFQHILRVLNTNIDEQWKIAFAITAIKGVGQRYAHVVLRKADIDLTKRARELTKDEVECVITIMQNPRQYKIPDWFLNRQKDVKDGKYSQVLANGLDNKLREDLERLKKIRAHRGLCHFWGLRVRGQHTKTTGRRGRTVGVSKKK; encoded by the coding sequence atggttctattaagagattgctttggCTCTTCTACAGGAGGCCTACATGCCGCCGATTGTGCCACCGCCATATCTCTAGTGATCCCTGAGAAGTTCCAGCACATTTTGCGAGTACTCAACACCAACATTGATGAGCAGTGGAAAATAGCCTTTGCCATCACTGCCATTAAGGGTGTGGGGCAGAGATATGCTCATGTGGTGCTGAGGAAAGCAGACATTGACCTCACCAAGAGGGCTAGAGAACTTACGAAGGACGAGGTGGAATGTGTGATCACCATCATGCAGAATCCACGACAGTACAAGATCCCAGACTGGTTCTTGAACAGACAGAAGGACGTGAAGGACGGGAAGTACAGCCAGGTTCTGGCCAATGGTCTAGACAACAAGCTGCGTGAGGACCTGGAGCGTCTGAAGAAGATTAGAGCCCACAGGGGGCTGTGCCACTTTTGGGGCCTTCGTGTCCGAGGTCAACACACCAAGACCACTGGCCGCCGGGGCCGTACTGTGGGTGTTTCCAAGAAGAAATGA